A single region of the Hyphomicrobiales bacterium genome encodes:
- a CDS encoding PNPLA domain-containing protein: MPVSVGAATISPVLAQTSTPLEAMTTQVSDSLFSSDGLAVPVPDKPVPSRFATGLDRTLVLGGGGEYYVAWYCGFFHGLLELGVDPAALAEMVVGTSAGAYAGSSLTSGHFLRMRSEIEFFGQFPSLFAKLAPLSAPNASQKRAQEINFKVTSGDAASISAIGHAALAADNHVNGGAVERLAWLLTGDSRTDWPVAKMFTTANDCYTGERLVVHQDVARKNGIPLAHAAAASSSLPGVMGPTLLGQRYCMDGGISKTWAHTDLVAGSKRALIITLTNGYEGSLLTGIPHDIHKEIATLEATGTKAMLIIAGTPPGVNLLDPGQIAPAIKAGYERAKIEAPKIKDFWA, translated from the coding sequence GTGCCTGTCTCCGTCGGTGCGGCGACGATCTCGCCCGTTCTTGCCCAGACATCGACACCGCTGGAAGCCATGACCACGCAGGTCAGCGACAGTCTGTTCTCTTCCGATGGTCTCGCCGTCCCGGTTCCCGACAAGCCGGTGCCCTCGCGATTCGCCACCGGGCTCGACCGCACGCTGGTGCTCGGCGGCGGCGGTGAATACTACGTCGCGTGGTATTGTGGTTTCTTTCACGGCCTGCTTGAACTCGGCGTCGATCCGGCCGCCCTCGCCGAGATGGTGGTGGGTACCTCAGCCGGTGCCTATGCCGGCTCTTCGCTCACGTCCGGGCATTTCCTGCGGATGCGCAGCGAGATCGAGTTCTTCGGGCAGTTTCCGAGCCTGTTCGCCAAGCTCGCGCCGCTCTCTGCCCCCAATGCCAGCCAGAAGCGCGCGCAGGAGATCAACTTCAAGGTCACCAGTGGTGATGCCGCTTCGATCAGCGCCATCGGCCATGCGGCGCTGGCGGCGGACAACCACGTCAATGGGGGGGCTGTCGAGCGACTCGCGTGGCTTCTGACGGGAGACAGCCGCACCGACTGGCCGGTCGCCAAGATGTTCACCACCGCCAATGATTGCTACACCGGCGAACGTCTGGTGGTGCATCAGGACGTGGCCCGCAAGAATGGCATTCCGCTCGCCCATGCCGCCGCCGCCAGCTCCTCGCTGCCTGGCGTTATGGGACCGACGCTACTGGGGCAGCGCTATTGCATGGATGGAGGCATCTCCAAGACCTGGGCGCACACCGATCTGGTTGCCGGCTCGAAGCGCGCGCTCATCATCACCCTGACCAATGGCTATGAGGGCAGCCTGCTCACCGGCATTCCTCACGATATCCATAAGGAAATAGCGACACTGGAGGCGACCGGCACCAAAGCGATGCTGATCATCGCCGGCACGCCACCGGGCGTGAACCTGCTCGATCCCGGTCAGATCGCTCCCGCGATCAAGGCAGGTTATGAGCGCGCCAAGATCGAGGCGCCGAAGATCAAGGACTTCTGGGCCTAG
- a CDS encoding conserved exported hypothetical protein (Evidence 4 : Unknown function but conserved in other organisms) → MRLIMALAAGTALALSPVAYAQAPSTQQPATQPPATSQKAPQEAPPIRSVRVLDIEELPEATRAEVNTVAAQRSPTELQQLRESIEATPAIKSALTSKGRTSAEVIVASLSNDGTLTLVTKKTS, encoded by the coding sequence ATGCGTCTCATCATGGCCCTTGCGGCAGGCACCGCCCTCGCGCTCTCCCCCGTCGCCTACGCCCAAGCACCCTCCACTCAACAGCCCGCCACACAGCCGCCGGCCACCTCGCAAAAAGCTCCCCAGGAGGCGCCGCCGATACGCAGCGTCCGCGTCCTCGACATCGAGGAACTGCCCGAGGCCACACGCGCCGAAGTCAACACTGTCGCCGCCCAACGGAGCCCCACCGAACTCCAGCAGCTACGTGAGTCGATCGAGGCCACGCCCGCGATCAAATCTGCGTTGACATCCAAGGGGCGCACGTCGGCCGAGGTCATCGTTGCCAGCTTGAGCAACGATGGCACGCTGACGCTGGTGACGAAAAAGACAAGCTAG
- a CDS encoding HugZ family protein, which yields MRDDTTSGINDASAITPRDFQVDLPPSALDPKTIRVHLRAPVVAALATRDPGGHPFATLTNVATDQDGSPLLITSQLTLHGRNMRTDGRISLSLQPLAGTARPQDGRPIAHGWAEALSGAVLPRARLTVSGQAEIVDSPQARQRFLARHRKTAAFMQMPDFRLWRLNVTAAHFGASVAASEVILDCGAARALAAAESELLKLLNADHGADMARVATVLAGAPDGRWRATGIDPEGLDLIASTATARISFPHRVEAPEAVVAVLAALARAGTEGRDQALQTREIVN from the coding sequence ATGCGAGACGACACGACAAGCGGCATAAACGACGCAAGCGCGATCACGCCACGCGATTTCCAGGTTGATTTGCCCCCGTCGGCGCTCGATCCGAAGACGATTCGCGTCCATCTTCGGGCGCCGGTCGTCGCGGCTCTGGCGACCCGCGACCCGGGCGGGCATCCCTTCGCCACGCTGACCAATGTCGCGACGGACCAAGACGGCTCGCCTTTGCTCATCACCTCGCAACTCACGCTTCATGGAAGGAACATGCGGACGGATGGGCGTATATCCCTGTCGCTCCAGCCCCTTGCCGGGACGGCCCGGCCGCAAGATGGTCGGCCGATTGCCCATGGCTGGGCGGAGGCGCTTTCGGGAGCGGTGCTTCCCCGGGCGCGGCTCACGGTCTCCGGGCAAGCGGAGATCGTCGATTCGCCCCAGGCCCGGCAACGGTTCCTGGCTCGGCATCGCAAGACCGCCGCGTTCATGCAGATGCCGGACTTCAGGCTATGGCGCCTCAACGTCACCGCCGCCCATTTCGGCGCCAGCGTGGCCGCTTCGGAGGTGATCCTCGATTGCGGAGCCGCACGGGCGCTGGCCGCCGCTGAGTCCGAGCTTCTCAAGCTGCTGAACGCCGACCATGGGGCTGACATGGCGCGCGTCGCCACAGTCCTTGCGGGGGCTCCCGATGGACGGTGGCGCGCGACGGGCATCGATCCCGAAGGGCTCGACCTGATCGCGTCGACAGCGACAGCCCGGATCTCCTTTCCGCATAGGGTCGAAGCGCCGGAAGCCGTGGTTGCTGTTCTCGCCGCTCTCGCGCGCGCAGGCACCGAAGGTCGCGATCAGGCGTTACAAACGCGGGAAATTGTCAATTAA
- a CDS encoding RpiR family transcriptional regulator, with protein sequence MTGTEIGEKSRGPAAVGLDGVLERLTALRASLPPTAARIADVFLAHAAEVVHMSVTEVAERAGASEGSVISLCQHLGARGFQQVKIALARDLVQPVQFIHEDLSQTDATGTVIEKIFRSDLQALHDTMKVLDTGAMEAAVTAIRKARRVELYGIGSAAPIAEDANYRLLRIGVESKVVVDSHVQAISASLTGPDVATITISHSGSTHETVTATKLAREAGATTICITNFGKSPLLAHADIVLHTMARETQFRTEAMTSRIAQLAVIDALIACLSLADYDNALATISKTFDVLSTKRF encoded by the coding sequence GTGACCGGAACTGAGATCGGTGAGAAATCGCGAGGGCCTGCGGCCGTCGGACTCGACGGCGTTCTTGAGCGCCTGACGGCCCTACGGGCAAGCCTGCCGCCGACCGCGGCGCGTATCGCCGATGTCTTCCTCGCCCATGCGGCCGAGGTCGTCCATATGTCGGTCACCGAGGTGGCCGAGCGTGCCGGCGCCAGCGAAGGCAGCGTTATTTCGCTGTGCCAGCACTTGGGCGCGCGTGGATTTCAGCAGGTAAAGATCGCCCTGGCACGCGACCTCGTGCAGCCCGTCCAGTTCATCCACGAGGATCTGTCGCAGACGGATGCGACCGGCACGGTGATCGAGAAGATCTTTCGCAGCGATCTGCAGGCCCTGCACGACACGATGAAGGTGCTCGATACGGGGGCGATGGAAGCGGCGGTCACCGCGATCCGCAAAGCCCGCCGGGTCGAGCTCTACGGCATCGGCAGCGCGGCGCCGATCGCCGAGGATGCCAACTATAGGCTCTTGCGCATCGGCGTCGAGTCCAAGGTCGTGGTCGATTCGCATGTGCAGGCGATCAGCGCGTCTCTGACCGGGCCGGATGTCGCAACGATTACCATCTCCCATTCCGGCTCGACCCACGAGACCGTCACGGCGACGAAACTCGCGCGCGAAGCCGGCGCGACGACGATCTGCATCACCAATTTCGGCAAGTCGCCGCTGCTGGCTCACGCCGATATCGTGCTGCACACCATGGCGCGCGAGACGCAGTTCCGTACGGAAGCGATGACGAGCCGGATCGCGCAGCTCGCCGTCATCGACGCGCTCATCGCCTGCCTGTCGCTTGCTGACTATGACAACGCTTTGGCAACGATCAGCAAGACCTTCGATGTGCTTTCGACGAAACGATTCTAG
- a CDS encoding conserved hypothetical protein (Evidence 4 : Unknown function but conserved in other organisms), producing the protein MSNVIEKAEVAAIRGSAVLRDLRYKEIRHGDDGYNLYQDRTTKKYWVGTDDSPRQVWLSDQHKINEAWSSSGFKQFTPFYVPPSDEQSANGSRSVRDVSWAGLTEYDSSFRGPDVQIEDMRVMGIDPNAETQALAVASL; encoded by the coding sequence ATGTCTAACGTTATCGAGAAAGCTGAAGTGGCAGCTATAAGAGGTAGTGCAGTTTTAAGGGACTTGCGATACAAAGAAATAAGGCATGGTGACGACGGCTACAATCTCTACCAGGACCGGACGACAAAAAAATACTGGGTTGGAACCGACGACAGTCCCCGGCAGGTCTGGTTGAGTGATCAGCACAAGATCAACGAGGCTTGGTCGAGTTCCGGCTTCAAGCAATTCACGCCGTTCTACGTTCCGCCCTCCGACGAGCAATCGGCAAACGGGAGCCGCAGCGTGCGGGATGTCAGCTGGGCAGGGTTGACTGAGTATGACTCAAGCTTTCGCGGACCTGACGTTCAGATAGAGGATATGCGTGTTATGGGCATTGACCCCAATGCCGAAACTCAGGCTTTGGCGGTGGCCAGTCTCTGA
- a CDS encoding Phosphoenolpyruvate carboxykinase (ATP) codes for MAKTRMARETNVANAGLFNEAHGAETFGFRKLQAVNWNFQAPRLYEESLKRGEAKIAAGGALTADTGVHTGRSPKDKFVVKDEVTTDVVWWDNNGAITPAQFDVLLEDFLKHAEGKELFAQDLFGGADPAYRVKTRVFTEYAWHSLFIRNLLVRPELGELRNFVPELTIVDLPSFKADPARHGVRGRLEIKDCGVPCRPLNGGKGWAVASTYRT; via the coding sequence ATGGCAAAAACGCGCATGGCAAGGGAGACAAACGTGGCGAACGCCGGACTGTTCAACGAAGCACATGGCGCCGAAACATTCGGCTTCCGGAAGCTCCAGGCAGTGAACTGGAATTTTCAGGCACCGCGCCTCTATGAGGAATCTTTGAAGCGCGGTGAGGCGAAGATCGCCGCCGGCGGCGCTTTGACCGCCGACACAGGCGTCCATACCGGGCGCAGCCCGAAGGATAAGTTCGTCGTCAAGGACGAGGTCACCACCGACGTCGTCTGGTGGGACAACAACGGCGCGATAACCCCCGCGCAGTTTGATGTGCTCCTTGAGGATTTCCTCAAGCATGCCGAAGGCAAGGAGCTTTTCGCCCAGGATCTCTTCGGCGGCGCTGATCCGGCCTATCGGGTCAAGACGCGCGTCTTCACCGAATATGCGTGGCACTCCCTCTTTATCCGCAACCTCCTGGTGCGGCCGGAGCTCGGCGAGCTGCGTAATTTCGTGCCGGAACTCACCATCGTCGACCTGCCTTCGTTCAAGGCCGATCCCGCGCGCCACGGCGTCAGAGGGCGTTTGGAAATTAAGGATTGCGGTGTTCCTTGCCGTCCGTTGAACGGAGGCAAGGGATGGGCGGTAGCCAGTACGTATCGAACGTGA
- the chvG gene encoding Sensor protein ChvG — MAVEPMDRSERTRPSGARRFLSGVARTLRRGAAGLASRSASSLTRRIVVLNLAGLVALLLGFLYLNQFRAGLIDARVQSLLTQGEIIAAAVAASATVETDTLTLDPDKLLQLQAGESFGMNDELSPLEFSINPERVAPVLRRLVTPTRTRARIYDRDGLLLLDSRSLYSRGDILRYDLPPLVEDNPPLLERVWQGFWKLIGGGSSPLIDELAPINGRSLPEVQQALLGTPGTVVRVNNRGQTIVSVAVPIQRFRTVRGALLLSTQGGDIDAIISAERWAILRVFAVSAGVMTILSVLLAGTIAGPVRRLADAAERVRRGIKSRQEIPDFTDRSDEIGHLSGALRDMTRALYNRIDAIESFAADVAHELKNPLTSLRSAVETLPLAKKADARNRLLEVIQQDVRRLDRLISDISDASRLDAELARAESEPVDLERLVQTVASVANELKPAGSVPIKVTVNKSSLGNSAFFVVGNDGRLGQVVRNLIDNAASFSPPDAEIRVELQRLPQEVEIVVEDDGPGIPPHAIERIFERFYTDRPEQGFGQNSGLGLSISRQIVEAHRGRIWAENRFAEMPAGEKAGQVADCDRPRLGARFIVRLPAAAATPAS; from the coding sequence ATGGCGGTCGAGCCGATGGATCGTTCGGAGCGCACGCGCCCTAGCGGAGCGCGGCGCTTCCTCAGCGGTGTTGCCCGGACCCTCCGGCGCGGCGCGGCTGGGCTTGCCTCGCGCAGCGCCTCCAGCCTCACGCGGCGCATCGTCGTCCTCAACCTCGCCGGGCTCGTCGCGCTGCTTCTCGGCTTTCTCTATCTCAACCAGTTCCGCGCCGGCCTCATCGACGCGCGCGTGCAGAGCCTTTTGACCCAGGGCGAGATCATCGCCGCCGCGGTTGCCGCCTCGGCCACGGTCGAGACGGACACCCTCACCCTCGATCCCGACAAGCTCCTGCAACTGCAGGCGGGCGAAAGCTTCGGCATGAACGACGAGCTGTCGCCGCTGGAGTTTTCCATCAATCCCGAACGGGTGGCCCCGGTCCTGCGGCGTCTGGTGACGCCTACGCGTACGCGTGCCCGCATCTACGATCGCGACGGCCTGCTGCTTCTCGATTCCCGCTCGCTGTACTCACGCGGCGATATTCTCCGTTACGATCTCCCCCCGCTCGTGGAAGACAACCCGCCGCTGCTCGAACGGGTTTGGCAGGGCTTCTGGAAGCTGATCGGCGGGGGCTCGTCTCCGCTGATCGACGAGCTCGCGCCCATCAACGGCCGTTCGCTGCCAGAGGTCCAGCAGGCGCTCCTCGGAACGCCGGGAACAGTGGTGCGCGTCAACAACCGTGGCCAGACGATCGTCTCGGTGGCCGTGCCGATCCAGCGGTTCCGCACGGTGCGTGGCGCGTTGCTGCTCTCGACGCAAGGCGGCGACATCGACGCCATCATCTCGGCGGAGCGCTGGGCCATCCTGCGTGTCTTCGCCGTTTCGGCGGGTGTGATGACGATCCTCTCGGTGCTTCTCGCCGGCACTATCGCCGGCCCCGTACGCCGGCTTGCCGATGCCGCCGAGCGGGTGCGGCGCGGCATCAAATCGCGCCAGGAGATTCCGGATTTCACCGATCGCTCGGATGAGATCGGCCATCTATCCGGAGCCCTGCGCGACATGACGCGCGCGCTCTACAACCGGATCGACGCCATCGAGAGCTTCGCGGCGGATGTCGCCCATGAGTTGAAGAACCCGCTGACGTCCCTGCGCAGCGCGGTCGAGACCCTTCCCCTTGCCAAGAAGGCGGACGCACGCAATCGCCTGCTCGAGGTCATTCAGCAGGATGTGCGCCGCCTCGACCGGCTGATCAGCGACATTTCCGACGCGTCCCGCCTCGATGCCGAGCTCGCCCGTGCCGAGTCCGAGCCGGTGGACCTCGAACGCCTCGTGCAGACCGTCGCCAGCGTCGCCAATGAGCTGAAGCCGGCGGGATCGGTGCCGATCAAGGTGACCGTGAACAAGAGTTCGCTCGGAAACAGCGCCTTTTTCGTCGTGGGGAACGACGGTCGCCTCGGACAGGTCGTGCGCAACCTCATCGACAATGCCGCATCCTTTTCCCCGCCGGATGCGGAGATCCGCGTTGAATTGCAGCGGCTGCCGCAGGAGGTCGAGATCGTCGTGGAGGACGACGGGCCCGGCATTCCACCACATGCGATTGAGCGAATCTTCGAGCGCTTTTACACCGACAGGCCGGAGCAGGGCTTCGGCCAGAATTCCGGCCTCGGCTTGTCCATTTCGCGCCAGATCGTGGAGGCCCACCGTGGTCGTATCTGGGCGGAAAACCGCTTCGCGGAGATGCCGGCGGGAGAAAAGGCTGGGCAGGTTGCGGACTGCGACCGCCCACGACTCGGTGCGCGCTTCATTGTCCGCCTGCCGGCAGCGGCGGCAACGCCCGCGTCGTGA
- a CDS encoding conserved hypothetical protein (Evidence 4 : Unknown function but conserved in other organisms), whose product MSEPDRHLPPAGDAGAQTAMKAAAASATSFDQIGAAKTLLRSTRYGALGSLDAENAPYTSLVNVATDVDGAPVILISRLALHTKNILRDSRVSLMLSHVGGGDPSAHPRISIKGRASLTTDDNARRRFLARHPASAGYSTFADFGFYRIEPESAHLVAGFGRIYSLKAAEFMTDLTGAGAIVAGEAGAVAHMNEDHADALELYAVKLLGQEPGAWQATGIDPDGLDMMLGDTTARLPFPKPAEGTGLSLRGVLKDLAQEARRVA is encoded by the coding sequence ATGTCTGAACCAGACCGCCACCTACCACCCGCCGGAGATGCCGGCGCGCAAACCGCCATGAAGGCAGCCGCCGCAAGCGCCACCTCTTTCGACCAGATCGGCGCGGCCAAGACGCTGCTGCGGAGCACGCGTTATGGCGCGCTCGGCTCGCTCGACGCCGAGAACGCGCCCTATACGTCGCTCGTCAATGTCGCGACGGATGTCGATGGTGCGCCCGTCATCCTGATTTCGCGGCTCGCCCTGCACACCAAGAACATCCTCCGCGATTCTCGCGTTTCGCTGATGCTGTCGCATGTGGGTGGTGGTGATCCTTCCGCTCATCCGCGCATCAGCATCAAGGGGCGGGCGTCACTCACCACGGATGACAACGCGCGCCGTCGCTTCCTGGCGCGGCATCCAGCGTCCGCCGGCTACTCCACCTTTGCGGATTTCGGCTTTTACCGCATCGAGCCCGAAAGCGCCCATCTCGTCGCTGGCTTCGGGCGCATCTACAGCCTGAAGGCCGCGGAGTTCATGACGGATCTCACCGGTGCCGGGGCCATCGTCGCGGGCGAGGCAGGGGCCGTCGCTCACATGAACGAGGACCATGCGGATGCGCTGGAACTCTATGCGGTGAAGCTTCTGGGCCAGGAGCCCGGCGCGTGGCAGGCCACGGGCATCGATCCCGACGGTCTCGACATGATGCTCGGAGACACGACCGCGCGCCTGCCTTTCCCGAAACCGGCGGAAGGCACGGGCCTCTCCCTGCGCGGCGTCCTGAAGGACCTGGCGCAGGAAGCCCGCCGGGTCGCCTGA
- the chvI gene encoding Transcriptional regulatory protein ChvI, whose amino-acid sequence MPTIALVDDDRNILTSVSIALEAEGYRIQTYTDGASALDGLKTNPPDLAILDIKMPRMDGMELLRRLRQKTDLPVIFLTSKDEEIDELFGLKMGADDFIRKPFSQRLLVERVKAVLRRVSPRDQSAPRENDAKALERGLLKMDPERHTCTWHNDPVTLTVTEFLILQALAQRPGVVKSRNALMDAAYDDQVYVDDRTIDSHIKRLRKKFKAVDDSFDMIETLYGVGYRFKEA is encoded by the coding sequence ATGCCGACCATCGCCCTCGTCGATGACGATCGAAACATCCTCACCTCGGTCTCCATTGCATTGGAGGCGGAAGGCTATCGCATTCAGACTTATACTGACGGTGCCTCCGCGCTCGACGGTCTGAAGACCAACCCCCCGGATCTTGCCATCCTCGACATCAAGATGCCGCGCATGGACGGCATGGAGCTTCTGCGCCGCCTGCGCCAGAAAACTGACCTGCCGGTGATCTTCCTCACCTCCAAGGACGAGGAGATCGACGAATTGTTCGGCCTCAAGATGGGCGCCGACGATTTCATCCGGAAGCCGTTTTCACAGCGTTTGCTCGTCGAGCGCGTCAAGGCTGTGCTACGGCGCGTCAGCCCCCGTGACCAGTCCGCCCCGCGCGAGAATGATGCCAAGGCCCTGGAGCGCGGGCTGCTGAAGATGGATCCCGAGCGTCATACCTGCACCTGGCACAACGACCCCGTTACCCTCACGGTGACGGAGTTCCTTATCCTGCAGGCGCTCGCCCAGCGCCCTGGCGTGGTCAAGAGCCGCAACGCCTTGATGGACGCTGCCTATGACGACCAAGTCTATGTCGATGATCGGACCATCGACAGCCACATCAAGCGGCTGCGCAAGAAATTCAAGGCGGTAGACGACAGCTTCGACATGATCGAGACGCTTTACGGCGTGGGCTATCGCTTCAAGGAGGCCTAG
- a CDS encoding hypothetical protein (Evidence 5 : Unknown function) — translation MVVDRNIQRILHFRASWRFFAIVLFNESLQCGRICAIRIAKSYPSIYWVIEAEEYWPR, via the coding sequence TTGGTAGTCGATCGTAATATTCAACGAATATTACATTTTAGAGCTTCATGGCGTTTTTTTGCTATTGTTTTATTCAATGAAAGCCTGCAATGCGGCCGCATCTGCGCTATTCGCATCGCTAAAAGCTATCCATCGATATATTGGGTAATTGAGGCGGAAGAATATTGGCCTCGATGA
- the gltS gene encoding Sodium/glutamate symporter: MTTIAVPGLLSFTIAILVYFTGAGLNRVIAPLRRWNIPEAVTGGLIAAVATLAAYRLFDTTIAFDLEARDMLLLYFFTGIGLNARLSDLMAGGRRLVILLAITILFLVLQNLIAAGSVTLLGLPEGLAAFLGSASLIGGHGTTIAWAPIIAQRFGIPQALEVGIASATLGLVIASLVGGPVARLLIARYGLSGPVEKAPIVGLPEDPDGRARNDVSAVSLLRTILVLNIAILIGFTVDELVDDFGINLPLFVACLMVAIVMTNTIPFVFRGLLWPTRTRALSLVSDLSLSVFLAMSLMSMQLWTLGDLGPALLVVLGVQTVAAVAYILLVVFPAMGRDYDAAVISAGFSGISLGATPTAIANMTAVTKVHGAAPIAFIILPLVSAFFIDIANAVAIGFMVR, from the coding sequence ATGACAACGATCGCCGTTCCGGGGCTACTGTCCTTCACCATTGCCATCCTGGTGTACTTCACCGGAGCGGGGCTCAACCGGGTGATAGCGCCGCTGCGCCGCTGGAATATTCCCGAGGCGGTCACCGGCGGCCTTATCGCCGCGGTGGCGACGCTTGCGGCCTACCGCCTGTTTGACACCACGATTGCCTTCGATCTGGAGGCGCGCGACATGCTGCTCCTCTATTTCTTCACGGGGATTGGGCTCAACGCCCGCCTGTCGGACCTCATGGCGGGCGGGCGGCGGTTGGTCATCCTGCTGGCGATCACCATCCTTTTCCTCGTCCTGCAGAACCTCATCGCGGCAGGCAGCGTCACCTTGCTTGGCCTGCCGGAGGGGCTCGCGGCGTTCCTCGGTTCGGCCTCCCTGATCGGCGGCCATGGCACGACGATCGCCTGGGCGCCGATCATCGCGCAGCGTTTCGGGATTCCCCAGGCGCTGGAGGTCGGCATTGCCAGCGCCACGCTCGGCCTCGTCATCGCGAGCCTGGTCGGCGGCCCTGTCGCACGCCTGCTGATCGCGCGCTATGGCTTGAGCGGTCCCGTTGAGAAGGCCCCTATCGTCGGCCTGCCGGAAGATCCGGACGGGCGCGCGCGGAATGATGTCAGCGCGGTGAGCCTGCTGCGGACGATCCTGGTGCTCAACATCGCCATTCTGATCGGCTTCACAGTGGATGAATTGGTCGACGACTTCGGCATCAATCTTCCGCTGTTCGTCGCCTGCCTGATGGTCGCCATCGTGATGACGAACACCATCCCTTTCGTCTTCCGGGGCCTGCTCTGGCCCACACGGACAAGGGCCCTGTCGCTCGTCTCCGACCTGTCGCTGAGCGTGTTCCTCGCCATGTCGCTGATGAGCATGCAGCTATGGACACTGGGCGATCTCGGCCCGGCCCTGCTCGTGGTGCTTGGCGTGCAGACCGTCGCGGCGGTTGCCTATATCTTGCTCGTGGTATTCCCCGCCATGGGTCGTGACTACGACGCGGCTGTGATTTCGGCTGGATTCAGCGGTATTTCCCTCGGCGCGACACCCACCGCCATCGCCAATATGACCGCGGTCACGAAGGTGCATGGCGCCGCCCCCATCGCCTTCATCATCCTGCCGCTCGTCTCAGCCTTCTTCATCGACATCGCCAACGCGGTGGCCATCGGCTTCATGGTGCGTTGA
- a CDS encoding transposase, protein MGGSQYVSNVTDEQWSIVEPLLPKASRRGRRRRISLRAVLDAIFYLLRTGCQWRQLPRDFPAWNTVYWYFRSWQRTGIWVCLQRELYRLTRLRAGRAECPTVVIMDGQSVKTTEVGGTRGFDAFKRVKGRKRHILVDTLGLPIANRVEAADVSDRRAGALLTNGLRALFPAITTIIADAGHESKKLSRALAEQQGWRLQIVKRRQRAFKITGLTWIVERSFAWLGRNRRLSKDYEYRVQTSETMIDIAAARLMLNRLAQG, encoded by the coding sequence ATGGGCGGTAGCCAGTACGTATCGAACGTGACGGATGAACAATGGTCGATTGTTGAGCCGCTACTGCCGAAAGCGAGCCGGCGCGGCCGACGACGACGGATCAGTCTTCGTGCCGTCCTGGACGCGATCTTCTATCTGCTGCGTACCGGCTGCCAATGGCGCCAACTGCCGAGAGATTTCCCTGCCTGGAACACGGTCTACTGGTACTTTCGGTCATGGCAGCGAACCGGCATCTGGGTTTGTCTGCAACGTGAACTCTACCGGCTTACCCGACTTCGGGCCGGTCGCGCGGAATGTCCGACCGTCGTGATCATGGATGGACAGTCGGTCAAGACCACCGAGGTCGGCGGAACCCGCGGTTTTGACGCCTTCAAGCGGGTGAAGGGCAGAAAGCGTCACATTCTGGTCGACACGCTCGGCCTGCCGATCGCCAACCGCGTCGAAGCTGCCGATGTTTCGGATCGGCGCGCCGGTGCCTTGCTGACAAACGGATTGCGCGCGCTCTTTCCGGCGATCACCACCATCATCGCCGACGCGGGTCATGAGAGCAAGAAACTCTCCCGCGCGCTGGCAGAACAGCAAGGTTGGCGGCTGCAGATCGTCAAGCGTCGTCAGCGCGCCTTCAAGATCACGGGCTTGACTTGGATCGTCGAGCGCAGCTTCGCCTGGCTCGGTCGCAATCGTCGGCTTAGCAAGGACTATGAGTACCGTGTACAGACGTCAGAGACGATGATCGACATCGCAGCAGCCCGCCTCATGCTCAACCGGCTCGCTCAAGGTTAA